The following proteins are encoded in a genomic region of Mycoplasmopsis columbinasalis:
- a CDS encoding M3 family oligoendopeptidase — MKQYKKVADVDDKYKFDLEAILENKTFEQLLDELKTLNEHLIAIKDSKYDTVEAYAASFELAARAGVLSNRLYNYVSNHLNRELTSSLYRSYEVKLNQLSEEFNQKFGSEQVRFFQNVEKLKQWVNHPVLAPYKKIIESELENYEHKLDDKVEEYLTQIQTGEPNLEDIFTVLSDSETDYGTVVNAKGKKLPLNHATRLKYLKSADGELRKNTVLAWNRAIFKHKDTLANLLFQQFRSLNVEAKTRKYKSAINMLTNADKVDDDLLQILFSKISSLNSLIAKYRRAHKKFYESAFGEKYNQKYDSARELVKVKSNYSVEEMQALVLEALKPFGEEYYNVVSKAIYDRWVDYMTIENKVSGAYSIGGHFGIDKKYILMNFDGQFGSVETLAHELGHSMHSYFSDQNNDFYNSQYPIFLAEIASIFNEEMLYDHVLKATQSDKLKFQLLEERIRGWIGTVQRQIIWANYEYNLYQGIEQYKVNPTYESISTLYFENLKRYTEKPKQLKYEPEFLVASVDVPHFYYGFYVYKYAIGQLVASYFFHNYKLKGETYLQYYIDNFLKQGGNDYPLEILKKVGVDLKSDAFYEIGFQHFEQMINEYIKLGEKLFSKPKRPRKKE, encoded by the coding sequence ATGAAGCAATACAAAAAAGTCGCTGATGTTGATGACAAGTATAAATTTGATCTTGAAGCAATTTTAGAAAATAAAACTTTTGAACAATTGCTTGATGAATTAAAAACTTTGAATGAACATCTCATAGCGATAAAAGATAGTAAATATGATACAGTTGAAGCTTACGCTGCGTCATTCGAATTAGCAGCTCGTGCCGGCGTGCTATCAAATCGACTTTACAATTATGTTTCTAATCACCTCAACCGTGAACTTACAAGCTCACTTTATCGTTCTTACGAAGTTAAGTTGAACCAATTGAGTGAAGAATTTAATCAAAAGTTTGGTTCAGAACAAGTTAGATTTTTCCAAAATGTTGAGAAATTAAAACAGTGAGTTAATCACCCTGTACTAGCTCCATACAAAAAGATAATTGAATCTGAGTTAGAAAATTATGAACACAAACTAGATGATAAGGTCGAAGAATATCTAACACAAATTCAAACTGGCGAACCAAATTTAGAAGATATTTTTACTGTGCTATCAGATAGCGAAACAGACTATGGCACAGTTGTAAACGCAAAAGGTAAAAAACTTCCTTTAAATCATGCGACGAGACTTAAATATCTTAAAAGCGCTGATGGCGAACTAAGAAAAAACACTGTATTAGCATGAAATAGAGCAATTTTCAAACATAAAGACACTTTGGCAAATTTGCTTTTCCAACAATTTCGTTCTTTGAATGTAGAAGCTAAGACAAGAAAATATAAGTCAGCAATAAATATGTTGACTAATGCTGATAAAGTTGACGATGACTTACTCCAAATTCTCTTTTCTAAAATCTCATCACTCAATTCTCTTATAGCTAAATACAGAAGAGCTCACAAGAAGTTTTATGAAAGCGCATTTGGGGAAAAGTATAATCAAAAGTATGATTCTGCACGCGAATTAGTAAAGGTTAAAAGCAATTATAGTGTTGAAGAAATGCAAGCTTTAGTTTTAGAAGCTTTAAAACCATTTGGCGAAGAATACTATAATGTAGTTTCAAAAGCAATTTATGATCGTTGAGTCGATTATATGACTATTGAAAACAAAGTTTCTGGCGCATATTCAATTGGTGGTCATTTTGGCATTGACAAAAAATACATTTTAATGAATTTTGATGGTCAATTTGGTTCGGTGGAAACTTTAGCACATGAATTAGGGCATTCGATGCATTCATATTTTTCTGATCAAAACAATGACTTTTATAACAGTCAATATCCAATCTTTTTGGCAGAAATAGCTTCAATTTTCAACGAAGAAATGTTATATGACCACGTTTTAAAAGCAACGCAAAGCGACAAACTAAAATTTCAATTGTTAGAAGAAAGAATTCGCGGTTGAATAGGTACCGTGCAACGCCAAATTATTTGAGCTAACTATGAATATAATCTCTACCAAGGTATTGAACAATACAAAGTTAATCCAACCTACGAATCAATTTCAACGCTTTATTTTGAAAATTTAAAAAGATATACTGAAAAACCAAAACAACTAAAATACGAACCTGAATTTTTAGTAGCTAGTGTTGATGTACCGCATTTTTACTATGGATTTTACGTATACAAGTATGCTATAGGACAATTGGTAGCAAGTTACTTTTTCCACAACTACAAACTCAAAGGCGAAACTTATTTGCAATACTACATTGATAACTTTTTAAAACAAGGTGGAAATGATTATCCACTAGAAATTCTTAAAAAAGTAGGTGTGGACTTAAAAAGTGATGCATTCTATGAAATTGGCTTCCAACATTTTGAACAAATGATTAATGAATATATTAAGTTAGGTGAAAAACTATTTTCGAAACCAAAACGTCCAAGGAAAAAAGAATAA
- a CDS encoding ABC transporter ATP-binding protein, translating into MIKLIKMLPRKIKWCFLLGALLIFLNVICAIIFPNIISQFIRLIFNENSNETVSLTFFDGLINFKPAPLLLVRNYLIIAVVLVTVLNIIFSFVGNLVVIYASESASKFFRISLFEKIQKLSLKNIADLKSESIITRVSNDVGIFWEFLVNGSTILVRGIFLTIGSAVLAFLVDVQMATGVVIVIPVLTVLILIVGKMSGPRMKQAQKTVEVLTKDITENINGIRVIKTYSLENQHQEAFTKNNQVWYRIMYRIEILFATLGPVFLTIINLLILVIYSIAAKQTMAQAASNQTLVELNIFIDYLYNISFGIMMTVMFLVSFFRAKISAGRINQIFEVIPENVIRPEGGEISQNYDLTVQDLSFKYYDTQDKHTLKNISFRLPYRQTLGIIGPTAAGKSTLVNLLINNYLYKYGSIKIGDQELNDAKTKSIHDVVGIVYQEALLYTGTIRSNLLKAKPDATDVELEQALRDACAWEFVTKFEDKLDHVVVQGGRNLSGGQKQRLSIARTLLRKPKILILDDSTSALDNITTKKVIENVRTNYDCTLILISQKIGPLRTADQIMILENGTITALGTHEELIQCSPLYKSIHQNQLDQ; encoded by the coding sequence ATGATTAAACTTATTAAAATGTTACCCCGCAAAATTAAGTGATGTTTTCTTTTGGGAGCACTTCTAATTTTCCTTAATGTTATCTGCGCGATTATTTTTCCAAATATTATTTCGCAATTTATTCGCTTAATTTTTAATGAAAATAGTAATGAAACAGTTAGTTTAACATTTTTTGATGGTCTTATTAACTTTAAACCGGCGCCATTGTTGCTCGTTCGTAATTATTTAATTATTGCCGTAGTCTTGGTAACTGTACTTAACATAATCTTTAGCTTCGTAGGAAATTTAGTTGTTATTTATGCCTCTGAATCAGCAAGTAAGTTTTTTAGAATTTCACTGTTTGAAAAAATTCAAAAACTCTCACTCAAAAATATCGCTGACTTAAAGAGCGAATCGATTATTACTCGTGTTTCAAACGATGTAGGAATTTTCTGAGAATTTTTAGTTAATGGTTCAACCATTTTAGTTCGTGGTATTTTTCTAACTATCGGTAGTGCAGTTTTAGCTTTCCTAGTTGATGTGCAAATGGCAACCGGTGTTGTGATTGTGATTCCTGTGCTTACTGTTTTAATTTTAATTGTCGGTAAAATGTCAGGCCCAAGAATGAAACAAGCACAAAAAACTGTCGAAGTGTTAACTAAAGACATCACAGAAAACATCAACGGTATTCGTGTAATTAAAACTTATAGCTTAGAAAATCAACACCAAGAAGCATTTACCAAAAACAACCAAGTTTGATACAGAATTATGTATCGAATTGAAATTCTTTTTGCAACTTTAGGTCCAGTGTTTTTGACTATCATCAATTTATTGATTTTAGTAATTTATTCAATTGCCGCAAAACAAACAATGGCACAAGCAGCATCAAACCAAACTTTAGTCGAATTAAATATTTTTATCGATTATCTTTACAACATTAGTTTTGGTATTATGATGACAGTTATGTTTCTTGTGTCCTTCTTTAGAGCCAAAATTTCAGCTGGTAGAATCAACCAAATCTTTGAAGTGATACCAGAAAATGTGATTCGTCCTGAAGGCGGTGAAATTAGTCAAAACTACGATTTAACCGTACAAGACTTAAGCTTTAAATACTACGATACGCAAGACAAACACACATTGAAAAATATTTCCTTTAGATTACCGTATCGTCAAACACTTGGTATTATTGGACCAACAGCTGCTGGTAAGTCTACCTTGGTAAATCTTTTAATTAACAATTACCTTTATAAATATGGTTCTATCAAAATTGGCGACCAAGAACTTAATGATGCCAAAACCAAAAGTATTCATGATGTCGTTGGAATTGTTTACCAAGAAGCGTTGTTGTATACCGGTACAATTCGTTCGAATTTATTAAAAGCAAAACCAGATGCCACCGATGTTGAACTTGAACAAGCTTTGCGCGATGCTTGTGCCTGAGAATTTGTAACTAAATTCGAAGATAAACTCGATCATGTTGTTGTACAAGGCGGGCGAAACCTTTCTGGTGGCCAAAAACAACGTTTATCAATTGCTCGTACGTTGTTACGGAAACCAAAAATTTTAATTCTAGACGATTCTACTTCTGCGCTCGATAATATTACTACCAAAAAAGTGATTGAAAATGTGCGTACAAATTATGACTGCACTTTGATTTTAATTTCACAAAAAATTGGTCCATTGCGCACTGCTGACCAAATTATGATTTTAGAAAATGGCACCATTACAGCTTTAGGCACTCACGAAGAACTGATTCAATGTTCACCATTATATAAATCAATTCACCAAAATCAATTAGACCAATAG
- a CDS encoding ABC transporter ATP-binding protein — protein sequence MAKNLNSTTRDKQTKSKQQKMSTWQLLKRFFSFLEKKDQRMVIVGIFVALLSSACLIIATLLTGLVITKSLTPAIVGLEAFNVTRFAIYIAVMGVLFLSYAVAGYFQNRIFINISYKAATQMRKVAMDKLLFMPTAFYDKEMAGDLIQSLVTDISNVSNTVTKLVSQVFANLFSIIFGLFSLFFISSILALIIMVSLVSFLAVTILMIRKARPAMIATQAAFGEINAYVEEMLRNTKITQTLDNQAQAQSDFNTIAHKIYKHSFVGDFYQRIFDPWFIFASNITVIIAIILALVFKLGGVPTFGLLYKEADAGFVVALISQVFTINGTIQQVMLLFLTVQLGHASSQRVFRITDLIPPDSNQPTVPLPAGTKGEIRFQNVFFKYNENSPTYQLNDATFYAKPGQTIAIVGPTGAGKTTIISLLSKFYYYNQGSITLDGIELNQIDKHDLRDIMAVVLQDSFMFNDTILNNLKIAKPEATLEEVREVTRLVSADDFILKLKNGYDTVLENNGANLSQGERQLLAIARAVLGDKKILILDEATSNVDSNTEKIIQTALQDTIMKNKTSIVIAHRLSTIKNADLILVVEGGRIIEKGNHQELMARQGYYWNLYQTQFN from the coding sequence ATGGCGAAAAATTTAAACTCAACTACTCGCGATAAACAAACCAAGAGTAAACAACAAAAAATGTCAACTTGACAACTACTCAAACGCTTTTTCTCTTTTCTAGAGAAAAAAGACCAAAGAATGGTGATTGTCGGTATTTTTGTCGCCCTGTTATCATCGGCTTGTTTAATTATTGCCACCTTACTGACTGGACTAGTAATTACTAAGTCGTTAACACCAGCCATTGTAGGTTTAGAAGCCTTCAATGTCACTAGATTTGCAATTTACATTGCTGTGATGGGTGTTTTATTTCTTAGTTATGCTGTTGCGGGCTACTTCCAAAATCGCATTTTTATCAACATTTCGTACAAAGCAGCCACACAAATGCGAAAAGTAGCAATGGATAAATTGCTTTTTATGCCAACTGCTTTTTACGACAAAGAAATGGCAGGTGACTTAATTCAATCGTTAGTTACTGACATTAGTAATGTTTCTAACACAGTTACTAAGTTAGTGAGCCAAGTCTTTGCTAATTTATTTTCAATTATTTTCGGACTCTTTTCTTTATTCTTCATTTCTTCAATTCTAGCTCTAATTATTATGGTTTCGCTCGTTTCTTTCTTAGCAGTAACCATTCTGATGATTCGCAAAGCACGCCCAGCGATGATTGCAACGCAAGCGGCTTTTGGTGAAATTAACGCTTATGTGGAAGAAATGTTACGAAACACCAAAATTACCCAAACTCTCGACAACCAAGCTCAAGCCCAAAGCGATTTCAACACGATTGCGCACAAAATTTACAAACATTCCTTTGTGGGCGACTTTTACCAAAGAATATTTGATCCTTGATTTATTTTTGCTTCAAATATTACTGTTATTATTGCCATTATCTTGGCACTAGTGTTTAAACTTGGCGGTGTGCCTACCTTTGGTTTGCTTTACAAAGAAGCTGACGCCGGATTTGTGGTAGCGCTAATTTCCCAAGTGTTCACTATTAATGGCACGATTCAACAAGTGATGTTGCTCTTCTTAACAGTACAACTTGGTCATGCTTCTTCACAACGTGTGTTTCGAATTACTGATTTGATCCCTCCTGATAGCAACCAACCAACTGTGCCATTGCCTGCAGGCACCAAAGGTGAAATTCGTTTCCAAAACGTGTTCTTTAAATACAATGAAAACTCACCAACATACCAACTTAACGATGCAACTTTTTATGCTAAACCAGGCCAAACCATTGCTATTGTTGGCCCAACTGGCGCTGGCAAAACCACTATTATTAGCTTATTATCTAAGTTTTATTACTACAATCAAGGTTCAATCACCCTTGATGGCATTGAATTAAACCAAATTGATAAACACGATTTGCGTGACATTATGGCCGTAGTACTCCAAGATTCCTTTATGTTTAATGACACTATTTTAAACAACCTTAAAATTGCTAAGCCAGAGGCAACACTCGAAGAAGTGCGAGAAGTGACTCGTTTAGTTTCGGCAGATGATTTCATCCTCAAACTAAAAAATGGTTATGACACCGTCTTAGAAAATAATGGTGCCAACTTATCGCAAGGTGAACGTCAACTTTTAGCCATTGCACGCGCTGTGTTAGGTGATAAAAAGATTTTGATTCTAGACGAAGCTACCAGCAACGTTGACTCAAACACCGAAAAAATTATTCAAACTGCATTGCAAGATACAATTATGAAAAACAAAACTTCGATTGTGATTGCCCACAGACTTAGTACAATCAAGAATGCAGATTTAATTTTAGTTGTGGAAGGCGGTCGTATTATTGAAAAAGGTAATCACCAAGAATTAATGGCACGACAAGGGTACTATTGAAATCTTTACCAAACACAATTTAATTAA